CCGAGTGGCGTTATATGTAAAACACgaaaaattaaaactgtttCTTATGCCTCATCTGTATAGTCTTAACTTTTGGTGCCTCTCATGCATGGTGTGACATTCCAGATGAGCCTCTTTCTATAAAATCTAACCAGCCTCAAGCCTGGTCTGAGAGGACCAGACTCTATAACATGGTTTGAACTTCTGGATGAGATTCTCTGTGTTCGTTTGACCGTTTTCGGGCTAACAACTCCATTTTAGATTGGCTATACTGTATGTCGTCTAACAACATTGGATGCTGGTAGCCAAAAAAGCGGTACAGCAACTTAAAGTAACCTTTTTGAACTATCCTTAACCTTGCGGCGTAGATAATAGGATCACAGAGTGAGTTCACCACGACTAGAATGTATAAATATCTGTTAGCACGGAAAAGTGCTACATAGACTTCGTTTCTGCTGTTCATAGTATTTAGCTGAATAAGAACACTGATTTGGAACACAAGATTTGGAAACCAACAGACGACAAAGGTTCCTACGATGAGAGCAGAGGTTCTGAGGGCCTTTGTATTGTGTAAGCCGTCTTTGTGAACAGTCGTTGACTCTGTGCTGACCTTCCGAACAACACAAAATATTCTGGTGTAAATAACAATCATAGCGGTGGAGCAAATAGCAGCTGTAAAAATCACGAAGTATTCCGAATGAAAGTCCGAATAATTTGTAGTTTCGCAGAAATTCAAGTACTTTAAATCTTCAGATTTTTGAAAGCCtccaaaaaaggaagaaaatccCCATATAAATCCAACTGTCCACAGAAAAGCTATCATAAAATTGGTCCTCCTTctatttaaaagatgaacatatCGATAAGGCATCAGAATGGCTATGA
The window above is part of the Magallana gigas chromosome 10, xbMagGiga1.1, whole genome shotgun sequence genome. Proteins encoded here:
- the LOC105330883 gene encoding adenosine receptor A2b translates to MDGLLDLLCEEGRVAYNGSNFRYVVLLCRNLSIYNRSHQFNSSFMHAFDGEQENDNLKRPEIIVTFVLCVLALLLNIVSIMATSQIAKTSHTKVIISLAASDILVSLSVFMHVINSRFNNPSFSLDPDPQSRLLAACIQVCVVSFNNMANLMSLFNLLAMAVDHFIAILMPYRYVHLLNRRRTNFMIAFLWTVGFIWGFSSFFGGFQKSEDLKYLNFCETTNYSDFHSEYFVIFTAAICSTAMIVIYTRIFCVVRKVSTESTTVHKDGLHNTKALRTSALIVGTFVVCWFPNLVFQISVLIQLNTMNSRNEVYVALFRANRYLYILVVVNSLCDPIIYAARLRIVQKGYFKLLYRFFGYQHPMLLDDIQYSQSKMELLARKRSNEHRESHPEVQTML